Proteins from a single region of Flavobacteriales bacterium:
- a CDS encoding T9SS type A sorting domain-containing protein: protein MNRRIIISAVICILNSTYLFAQTGPGGVGASTNNVLWLKAEDLSSSPVSTWSDQSGNGNDVTQGTGANQPTWVEDIINGKPVVRFDGSNDVLNGPASNTLLGGVAEDVTTVTVFRTSSSSRGYLSALKRDAGTSSLYSIDINSNGGSAAAGYAGFLTRNEANSTHNWITFNGGYNDGSGHILIGWVDNANKELFIDGTSRGTDANGMQNISTNSGLFTIGGSSAGGTAYTGDVAEYILYKIALNTARRIIVENYLSSKYGIAIANDYYTNDATHPYEVAGIGQVDASNLHLDAQSAGILEFTSPDDIDDGEFLLFGHDNGDISTWTTTGAPNPGTNIQRLARAWMLNETGDVGAVDITIDNTLLPALPAEYTEYYLLVDDDGDFSSGATEYLLSPAGGSYYTASGVEVGDNSYITIAIVRPVIEFTLTEDDDFETAGVVNIAVNLNYEISTDASATFTVNGGSSATEGGGDDFTIAASPITISAGTTTANIALTLNDDITLETDETVILDLSAPANAELGTNTQFTYIIHDDDDPRKVNFTAGSSNGDESVNPVTLTIQSATPSASDITIDYTVTGGTASGTGVDYTLAAGTATIPGDNSSTTTTLDIAINEDLLDEDDETIIITLSNPGNCNLAATNTTYTYTINDNDDPPVVQFSFATTSASEAVSPGAIEVSLSAISGQDVIVAYTVADGTATGSGTDYTLADGSLTIPAGSSYGNITPIIIDDGTIEAAETFTVTLAAGPTGATLGAQTTNTYSIGDNDDIGFIGPGGVGNASNNVLWLEADELSASPVSAWSDQSGNNNDMSQGTAGYQPTWVDGVINGKPVIRFDGSDDVLDGTASNTMLGGAIEDISVITVFRTASNSRGYLSQIKRDGSTSSLFSIDINSDDGSTLAGSAGFLTRDDANANHFWLDHSNSYNDGNGHILMGWVDDANRELFIDGTSRGTDANGMQSISSNSGAFTIGGTSSGGTPYTGDVAEYIIYTMAINSAQRIIVENYLSSKYGITVPNDYFSHDASYHYDVAGIGREDASNEHTAAQSAKILKLSSPSGMGDGEYLLFGHNNGSIAAWTTTEAPNSGTNIQRLAREWVLDETGDVGTITVTVDTTLLPARPANYSQYFILVDADGDFSSGATQYQMTNTGGANFEAYGVNVSDNYYIAIAVKRPTIQFTLSSSQEFEPNGPATVKVELNMALASTVTVDYTIDASSTATGGGTDYTLSNGTVTITAGNTWANINIPLTDDIVVESSETIVLDLSNPSSGLNLGTKTRHTFSINDDDNARKINFTAGSSSGDESVNTVTLTIQATSASSSDITVDYAVTGGTATGTGTDYTLASGTATIPGDNVSTTTTFDIAINEDIMDEDDETIIITLSNPINGNLASTNTVYTYTITDNDSPPVVQFTSTTTSGSEDTSPGVIEVSLSAPSGQDVVVSYTVADGTATGGYTDYYLADGSLTIPAGSFLANIGPVIVDDATEEGGETFTVTLSAGPTGATLGANTVNTYTISDNDNAIGFIGPGGVGDEQDNVLWLRADDLSASPVSSWADQSGNGNDMSQGTGGYQPTWVNSVMNGKPVIRFDGSDDVLNGPASNALLGGAIQDITLFTAYRTTSSQRGYLSQLKRDGGTSSLLSVDINSDDGSTSVGSAGFLSRDDANANHYWLDYNGSYNDGNGHILSGWIDDANRELFMDGTSRDSDANGLQSVSNNTGVFTIGGTSSGGTPYAGDVAEYIIYTKALNSAQRIIVENYLSSKYNIAIANDKYSLEALHKNEVAGIGRVDASNKHTAAQSAGILKFSSPSSLGDGDYLLFGHDNASVGSWVTTEAPDAGTNIQRLAREWKLDETGDVGTVTITVDTTLLPARPSGYSVYVILVDADGNFSSGATKYKMSYTSGSNFTVTGVDIADNDYVSIGVVRPVIEFTSSISNTFEPNGPALIPVSLNYSLQSSVTVDYTVTGGTATGSGTDYTLANGTLTITAGNTSANISITLVDDIVVESDETITLSLSNPSSGLVIGSNSAHTFTINDDDNARKINFTASSSSGDESVTPVTLTVQATSASSSDITVDYLVTGGTATGSGTDFTLSSGTVTIPGDNSSTTGTFDIVINDDGVDESDETIIIQLISPTNGNLAATNTSYTYTIQDNDSEPTVAFTSTTTSGSESSGTISIEVSLSAASGQDVTVDYTASDVSATGGGTDYLLLDGTLTIPAGDQTANITGNVIDDAIVEGAETFTVTISNPSDATLGGNTTNTFTIADNDNDGYIGPGGVGDANNNLLWLRGNDLSASPVSTWSDQSGNGNDLTQGTGANQPTWVNTVLNGFPVVRFDGSNDVLNGPATNALIGASQQDLTLIALFRTSSTARGYLSTLKRDAATSTLFGLDINSNAGAASAGYAGFLTRNDANSAHTWSTHNGSYNNGAGHILIGRIDDASRELYIDGTSRGSDADGLQSVTTNTGVFTIGGAAAGSTPYNGDVAEYIIYNTPLNTAQRIIVENYLAAKYGLTTGTDIYTEGAYFYEAAGIGREDGSNQHIAAQSAGMFLVNNASSLGDGDYLMFGHNNADDISWTATESPNAAVERIAREWKFDETGNVGTVTVTIDISAFDALPGGFNSYALIIDTDGDGDFTSGSPTFYPLSLVSGSDYEATGVDVGAGYYATIGVVQNISQTTGDFNNAGTWLAGIVPGSGQSAIVDNGDVVTLTANTTLGDLTINGTGTLNLGSYTLSIDNGTISNSGTFNAGTGTVKYSATGDQCVAPLTYYNLTLSGSGTKTLCGNIDVDNDLQLTDSGITLDASGSDYTINIGGKWNNSGTFTAQAGEVIFDGTGTQNLTASSAQTFYNLTINKPSGYVKLLRNISINGTLDMSSGNLDLGAFDATISSTGTITNGSSTSYVQADGVGEINKLYGAVPAAAITFPLGDVNDYSPFTFTLNDATLAGGAFVSVNLRDAKHPQMNGTNDYISRYWTVTPSGISCNGGCDGGAGDISYDMSYIYTDADVNGTEGNIKPMKYSSGAWTDGGSVATGTNTLTWNGVTSFSDVSGGFAGEVLPVELIEFDARLNEMVVDLKWITATEINNDFFTIERSRDGIHFERLDTVKASGNSSTLRVYQLTDPKPYQGISYYRLRQTDYDGHSKQFDPVAIYVTNPSDLVDDSQLNIFPNPVKGSEELYVSAEGLKDLVETKLVIFDIFGKQMYSRKLTNDSSGRIISILSLEGRIPPGIYIVTVASENRVLHRKIIVE from the coding sequence ATGAATAGGCGTATAATAATATCTGCAGTTATCTGCATCCTGAACTCTACTTACTTATTTGCTCAAACCGGGCCCGGAGGTGTCGGAGCAAGCACAAATAATGTATTGTGGTTAAAGGCGGAGGACCTTAGTTCAAGCCCGGTTTCCACCTGGTCCGATCAATCCGGAAACGGAAATGATGTGACCCAGGGCACCGGAGCCAATCAGCCCACATGGGTAGAAGACATAATTAACGGCAAGCCAGTTGTTCGCTTCGATGGCAGCAACGATGTATTGAACGGTCCCGCCAGTAACACTTTATTGGGCGGGGTAGCAGAAGATGTCACTACCGTCACGGTTTTCCGTACCTCTTCTTCCTCCCGGGGCTACCTGTCCGCATTAAAACGGGACGCTGGAACCAGTTCCCTCTATTCAATCGACATCAACTCAAACGGTGGATCAGCCGCAGCCGGCTATGCAGGCTTCCTCACCCGGAATGAGGCAAACAGCACACATAACTGGATCACATTTAACGGTGGTTACAACGATGGCAGCGGCCACATCCTGATAGGTTGGGTGGATAATGCCAACAAGGAGTTATTCATCGATGGTACCTCACGGGGTACAGATGCCAACGGCATGCAGAACATATCAACCAACAGTGGCCTTTTTACCATTGGAGGCTCATCCGCCGGAGGTACCGCCTACACCGGTGATGTCGCGGAATACATCCTGTACAAGATCGCCCTCAATACGGCCAGACGGATCATCGTGGAAAACTACCTCTCCTCCAAATATGGCATTGCCATTGCCAATGACTATTACACCAATGATGCGACCCACCCTTATGAAGTGGCAGGTATCGGACAGGTTGATGCATCAAATTTGCATCTGGACGCACAGTCCGCCGGAATCCTGGAGTTTACTTCACCCGATGATATTGATGATGGTGAGTTCCTCCTTTTCGGGCATGACAACGGAGATATTTCTACATGGACTACAACCGGGGCCCCCAATCCGGGAACAAATATCCAACGTCTGGCCAGGGCCTGGATGTTGAACGAGACCGGTGACGTTGGTGCTGTGGACATCACCATTGACAATACCCTCCTTCCTGCACTACCAGCAGAATACACCGAATATTATTTATTGGTCGATGACGACGGCGACTTCAGTTCAGGAGCTACCGAGTACCTTCTGAGCCCTGCAGGAGGAAGTTATTATACGGCCTCCGGTGTGGAAGTCGGCGATAACTCCTACATCACCATTGCCATCGTAAGGCCCGTGATTGAGTTCACACTCACTGAAGATGACGACTTTGAAACAGCCGGTGTTGTAAATATTGCGGTGAACCTGAACTATGAGATCAGTACCGATGCTTCCGCCACATTTACAGTGAACGGAGGAAGTTCCGCCACAGAAGGCGGCGGCGATGACTTCACCATTGCCGCCAGTCCGATCACGATCTCTGCGGGTACAACAACGGCGAATATCGCCCTTACCCTGAATGATGATATCACACTTGAAACAGATGAGACAGTCATCCTGGACCTCAGTGCACCTGCCAATGCCGAACTCGGAACGAATACGCAGTTCACCTACATTATTCATGATGACGATGACCCCCGGAAAGTAAACTTCACCGCCGGATCATCCAATGGAGATGAAAGCGTGAACCCGGTCACGCTTACTATACAAAGCGCAACACCCAGTGCTTCCGATATTACCATAGATTATACGGTAACTGGCGGTACCGCTTCAGGAACCGGTGTGGATTATACACTTGCCGCTGGAACTGCAACAATCCCCGGCGACAATTCATCCACAACAACAACGCTGGATATCGCCATCAACGAAGACCTTCTTGATGAAGACGATGAGACCATTATCATCACCCTGTCAAACCCCGGCAATTGTAACCTTGCCGCTACAAACACCACCTATACCTACACCATCAACGACAACGATGACCCTCCCGTGGTGCAATTCTCCTTCGCTACCACCAGTGCCTCAGAGGCTGTCAGCCCAGGCGCCATCGAGGTGAGTTTATCCGCCATCTCCGGACAGGACGTGATCGTTGCATACACCGTTGCTGACGGTACAGCTACCGGAAGCGGAACAGATTATACACTGGCAGACGGATCCCTGACCATACCCGCCGGAAGCAGTTATGGGAATATCACACCCATCATTATTGATGACGGCACCATCGAGGCGGCGGAAACATTTACCGTTACCTTGGCCGCCGGCCCAACAGGTGCTACCCTTGGCGCGCAAACCACCAATACGTATTCTATTGGCGACAACGATGACATCGGCTTTATCGGTCCCGGAGGAGTTGGTAATGCAAGCAACAACGTGCTCTGGCTGGAAGCCGATGAACTTAGTGCAAGCCCGGTTTCCGCGTGGTCAGATCAATCCGGCAACAACAACGACATGAGCCAGGGAACCGCCGGCTACCAACCCACCTGGGTGGATGGGGTGATCAATGGAAAGCCGGTGATCCGGTTCGACGGCAGTGATGATGTGCTGGACGGAACAGCATCCAATACCATGCTGGGAGGTGCCATCGAGGATATTTCCGTGATCACCGTATTTCGTACCGCTTCCAATTCCCGCGGCTACCTTTCCCAAATCAAACGTGACGGCAGCACCAGTTCCCTCTTCTCTATCGACATCAATTCAGACGACGGATCAACGCTGGCCGGATCCGCAGGATTCCTGACACGTGATGACGCCAATGCCAATCACTTTTGGCTTGATCACAGCAACAGTTATAATGATGGTAACGGTCACATACTCATGGGTTGGGTTGACGATGCCAACCGCGAACTGTTCATTGACGGAACTTCACGGGGAACTGATGCGAACGGTATGCAGAGCATTTCCAGCAACTCCGGCGCATTTACAATTGGAGGCACTTCTTCCGGAGGCACGCCTTATACCGGAGATGTCGCTGAGTATATCATTTACACGATGGCGATCAACAGCGCCCAGCGTATCATTGTCGAAAACTATCTCTCCTCAAAATACGGCATTACCGTACCCAATGACTACTTCAGCCATGACGCATCTTACCATTATGATGTAGCCGGTATTGGTCGTGAAGATGCATCCAACGAACACACCGCAGCACAATCCGCCAAAATCCTGAAACTTTCCAGTCCCTCCGGAATGGGTGACGGTGAATACCTGCTTTTCGGACATAACAACGGCAGCATAGCCGCATGGACCACCACCGAAGCCCCTAACTCCGGAACCAACATTCAACGCCTTGCCAGAGAATGGGTGCTGGATGAGACGGGAGATGTAGGAACCATTACCGTTACCGTAGACACCACTCTTCTTCCGGCACGCCCTGCGAATTATTCTCAATACTTTATTCTGGTAGATGCGGACGGAGATTTTAGCAGCGGAGCCACCCAATATCAAATGACAAATACCGGGGGTGCAAATTTTGAAGCCTACGGTGTGAATGTGAGTGACAATTACTACATCGCCATAGCAGTCAAACGACCCACGATCCAGTTCACCCTTAGCTCATCCCAGGAATTCGAACCGAACGGACCAGCTACCGTGAAGGTGGAATTGAACATGGCTCTGGCATCTACCGTGACGGTAGACTATACCATTGATGCAAGCAGCACGGCCACAGGAGGCGGAACGGACTATACCCTCAGCAACGGCACGGTGACCATCACCGCAGGAAATACCTGGGCGAATATCAACATCCCCCTGACCGACGACATTGTGGTTGAAAGCTCGGAAACCATCGTGCTTGACTTATCCAACCCATCATCAGGCCTTAACCTCGGAACCAAAACCAGACATACATTTTCCATTAACGACGACGATAACGCCAGGAAGATTAACTTCACTGCAGGTTCCTCCAGTGGCGACGAAAGCGTAAACACGGTTACCCTGACCATACAGGCAACCTCAGCAAGCAGTTCCGACATCACCGTTGACTATGCAGTCACAGGAGGTACGGCTACCGGAACAGGCACAGACTATACGCTCGCCAGCGGCACGGCAACGATCCCCGGCGACAATGTAAGCACCACCACAACTTTTGACATCGCTATCAATGAAGATATCATGGATGAAGATGACGAAACCATCATCATCACCCTTTCCAACCCGATCAATGGCAACCTGGCATCCACCAACACGGTGTACACTTATACCATCACTGACAATGATTCACCTCCGGTAGTGCAATTTACCAGCACCACCACGAGTGGTTCGGAAGATACGAGTCCGGGTGTGATCGAGGTAAGCCTTTCCGCTCCCTCAGGCCAGGATGTGGTGGTAAGCTATACCGTTGCTGATGGAACTGCCACCGGAGGTTATACAGACTATTATCTGGCGGATGGATCATTGACCATTCCGGCCGGAAGTTTCCTGGCAAATATTGGCCCCGTGATTGTGGATGACGCTACGGAAGAAGGTGGTGAAACCTTCACCGTTACACTTTCCGCAGGCCCCACAGGAGCCACCTTAGGCGCAAATACCGTTAACACGTATACCATCAGTGATAACGACAATGCAATTGGCTTTATAGGGCCCGGCGGAGTCGGAGATGAACAGGACAACGTCCTTTGGTTACGTGCAGATGATCTTAGCGCAAGTCCGGTTTCCTCATGGGCCGATCAATCCGGAAACGGAAATGACATGAGCCAGGGAACAGGTGGGTATCAACCTACATGGGTAAACAGCGTGATGAACGGAAAACCTGTGATACGCTTTGACGGGTCTGATGATGTGTTGAACGGACCTGCCTCCAACGCATTGTTGGGAGGAGCAATCCAGGACATCACTCTGTTTACGGCATACAGGACCACTTCAAGTCAGCGGGGATACCTGTCTCAGTTGAAAAGGGACGGTGGAACCAGTTCGCTTCTTTCGGTAGATATCAATTCCGATGATGGGTCCACCTCGGTCGGATCGGCAGGCTTCCTCAGCCGGGACGATGCCAATGCCAACCACTATTGGTTGGATTATAACGGCAGTTACAATGATGGCAACGGCCATATTCTGTCCGGCTGGATTGATGACGCCAACCGTGAATTGTTCATGGACGGGACATCCAGGGATTCGGATGCCAACGGATTGCAAAGCGTTTCCAATAACACGGGTGTATTCACCATCGGTGGTACCTCCTCCGGTGGAACGCCATATGCCGGTGACGTCGCCGAATACATCATCTACACAAAAGCGCTAAACAGCGCACAACGTATTATCGTCGAAAACTACCTGTCATCAAAATACAACATCGCCATTGCCAACGACAAGTACAGTCTTGAAGCACTTCATAAAAATGAAGTGGCCGGTATTGGTCGGGTGGATGCCTCCAACAAACACACAGCAGCCCAATCAGCTGGCATCCTGAAATTCTCCAGTCCATCTTCACTGGGAGACGGAGACTACCTGCTGTTCGGGCATGATAACGCATCGGTTGGAAGCTGGGTAACAACAGAGGCACCCGATGCAGGCACCAACATCCAGCGCCTGGCCAGGGAATGGAAACTGGATGAGACCGGTGACGTGGGGACTGTGACGATCACGGTTGACACCACCCTGCTGCCGGCAAGGCCATCAGGTTATTCTGTTTATGTGATCCTGGTAGATGCGGATGGCAACTTCAGCAGTGGCGCTACAAAATACAAGATGAGTTATACCAGTGGCTCGAACTTCACTGTGACCGGTGTGGATATAGCCGACAACGACTATGTCTCCATTGGCGTCGTAAGACCGGTTATCGAGTTCACAAGTTCCATCAGTAACACTTTTGAACCCAATGGTCCGGCGCTCATACCGGTATCACTGAACTATTCCCTCCAATCTTCTGTTACGGTAGATTACACCGTCACCGGAGGTACGGCAACCGGCAGCGGGACAGATTACACGCTAGCCAATGGCACATTAACGATTACCGCTGGAAACACATCGGCTAATATCAGCATTACCCTGGTAGATGATATTGTAGTTGAATCCGATGAGACCATCACCTTGTCTCTATCCAACCCATCATCCGGACTGGTTATCGGATCCAACTCGGCACATACATTTACCATTAACGACGATGATAATGCCCGTAAGATCAATTTCACTGCCTCGAGTTCATCAGGAGATGAAAGTGTCACACCGGTTACTTTAACCGTTCAGGCCACCTCGGCAAGTTCATCGGATATTACCGTAGACTACCTGGTAACCGGAGGTACTGCAACAGGCAGCGGCACGGATTTCACTTTGTCTTCAGGTACGGTTACCATTCCGGGTGACAACTCCAGCACGACCGGTACTTTTGATATTGTGATCAATGATGATGGTGTGGATGAGTCAGATGAAACAATCATCATACAACTGATCAGTCCAACCAACGGAAACCTTGCAGCAACAAATACCAGTTATACATATACCATTCAGGATAATGATTCCGAACCTACCGTGGCATTCACGTCAACCACCACGAGCGGTTCCGAATCTTCCGGCACCATCAGCATCGAGGTAAGTCTGTCTGCCGCAAGCGGCCAGGATGTGACCGTTGATTACACAGCATCCGACGTTTCGGCAACTGGTGGCGGAACCGATTACCTGCTTCTGGACGGTACCCTTACCATACCTGCCGGCGATCAGACAGCCAACATTACAGGTAATGTTATTGATGATGCGATTGTGGAAGGGGCGGAAACCTTTACGGTTACCATTTCAAATCCTTCCGATGCTACCCTGGGCGGAAATACCACCAATACATTTACCATTGCCGACAATGACAACGATGGATACATCGGTCCGGGCGGCGTGGGCGATGCTAACAACAACCTGCTGTGGCTCCGGGGCAATGACCTTTCCGCAAGCCCGGTTTCTACCTGGAGCGACCAGTCAGGCAATGGGAACGACCTGACCCAAGGAACCGGTGCCAACCAACCCACATGGGTGAATACGGTATTGAATGGTTTTCCTGTCGTACGTTTTGATGGCAGCAACGACGTTCTGAACGGTCCTGCCACAAATGCCCTGATCGGTGCCAGCCAGCAGGATCTTACGCTCATTGCCCTCTTCAGAACCTCATCAACCGCGCGCGGTTATCTATCTACCCTGAAGCGCGATGCAGCAACAAGCACCCTGTTCGGTCTGGACATCAATTCCAACGCCGGTGCCGCATCCGCGGGCTATGCAGGATTCCTTACCAGAAACGATGCAAACAGTGCACATACATGGAGTACTCATAATGGCAGTTATAACAACGGCGCCGGACATATCCTTATCGGCCGTATCGACGATGCGAGTCGTGAGCTTTACATTGATGGCACATCCCGAGGCTCCGATGCCGATGGGTTGCAAAGTGTGACAACGAACACCGGTGTTTTCACCATCGGTGGTGCAGCTGCCGGAAGTACGCCTTACAACGGAGATGTAGCTGAATACATCATTTACAACACGCCATTGAATACGGCACAACGGATTATTGTTGAGAATTATCTCGCCGCGAAATACGGGCTTACCACCGGCACAGACATTTACACAGAAGGTGCCTACTTCTACGAAGCGGCGGGCATTGGCCGGGAAGATGGTTCCAATCAGCACATTGCCGCCCAATCCGCCGGCATGTTCCTGGTGAATAATGCCAGTAGCCTGGGAGACGGGGACTATCTGATGTTCGGCCATAACAATGCGGATGATATAAGCTGGACCGCGACCGAATCGCCCAATGCAGCAGTTGAACGTATTGCACGGGAATGGAAATTCGATGAAACCGGAAATGTGGGTACCGTAACCGTGACGATAGACATCTCCGCGTTTGATGCGCTTCCCGGTGGTTTCAATTCCTATGCCCTGATCATCGATACCGATGGTGACGGAGACTTCACTTCAGGCAGCCCAACCTTCTATCCCTTGTCGCTGGTCAGCGGGTCGGATTACGAAGCTACCGGGGTTGATGTCGGAGCTGGTTATTACGCAACAATAGGTGTGGTACAAAACATCTCGCAAACCACGGGGGACTTTAACAATGCAGGCACCTGGTTGGCAGGTATCGTACCTGGTTCAGGACAATCTGCCATTGTTGATAACGGAGACGTGGTTACGCTCACTGCCAATACCACGCTGGGGGATCTGACCATCAACGGAACAGGCACCCTGAACCTGGGAAGTTATACCCTATCTATTGACAATGGCACCATATCAAATAGTGGTACCTTTAATGCAGGTACGGGTACGGTAAAATATAGCGCGACCGGTGACCAATGTGTGGCGCCGCTGACCTATTACAACCTGACCTTGAGTGGTTCAGGAACTAAAACATTGTGTGGCAATATTGACGTGGACAACGACCTGCAGCTTACCGACAGTGGAATTACTCTCGACGCTTCGGGAAGTGATTACACTATAAATATTGGAGGCAAGTGGAACAACAGCGGGACTTTTACAGCGCAAGCAGGAGAGGTGATTTTTGACGGAACCGGAACTCAAAACTTAACAGCCAGCAGTGCTCAAACGTTCTATAACCTGACTATTAACAAACCATCCGGCTATGTAAAGTTACTCCGAAACATCAGCATCAACGGCACCTTAGACATGTCTTCCGGCAATCTCGATCTGGGAGCCTTTGACGCCACCATTTCATCGACCGGTACCATCACCAATGGCAGCTCAACAAGCTACGTCCAGGCAGATGGTGTGGGAGAAATCAATAAACTCTATGGCGCTGTGCCTGCTGCTGCCATAACATTTCCACTAGGTGATGTGAATGATTACTCTCCGTTTACCTTCACCCTGAATGATGCTACGCTGGCCGGTGGCGCCTTTGTTTCTGTCAACCTTCGCGATGCCAAGCACCCTCAGATGAATGGCACAAATGATTATATCTCCCGGTACTGGACTGTAACACCGTCGGGTATTTCATGCAACGGCGGTTGTGACGGTGGCGCCGGCGACATTAGTTATGATATGTCTTACATATACACCGATGCGGATGTCAATGGCACCGAAGGCAATATCAAACCCATGAAATATTCCAGCGGTGCGTGGACAGATGGCGGATCAGTAGCCACCGGAACCAACACCCTTACATGGAATGGTGTCACTTCTTTCAGTGACGTGTCCGGCGGATTTGCAGGTGAAGTGCTTCCCGTTGAACTCATTGAATTCGATGCCAGACTGAACGAAATGGTGGTTGATCTTAAATGGATCACAGCAACAGAAATTAATAACGATTTCTTTACCATTGAGCGTTCCAGAGACGGCATCCATTTCGAACGACTGGACACTGTGAAAGCATCCGGAAACAGCAGTACTTTGCGTGTGTACCAACTTACTGATCCGAAACCCTATCAGGGAATTTCATATTACCGCCTGAGGCAAACCGACTACGACGGACATTCCAAACAGTTTGATCCGGTAGCGATATATGTTACAAACCCAAGTGACTTGGTAGATGATTCCCAACTGAATATTTTTCCTAATCCTGTCAAAGGCAGCGAAGAGCTGTATGTCTCAGCCGAGGGTCTCAAAGATTTAGTGGAAACCAAACTGGTTATCTTCGATATTTTCGGCAAACAGATGTATTCACGGAAGCTGACCAATGACTCATCAGGACGGATCATTTCCATTCTTTCACTTGAAGGTCGCATCCCACCGGGCATTTATATCGTTACCGTTGCCTCTGAAAATCGGGTCCTGCACCGGAAGATCATTGTAGAATAA